A stretch of the Uranotaenia lowii strain MFRU-FL chromosome 3, ASM2978415v1, whole genome shotgun sequence genome encodes the following:
- the LOC129752072 gene encoding uncharacterized protein LOC129752072, with protein MGTSGMAANLNGYDEKFVYKILRKHERKRFRSNATTFKPEKEESQRVSLPFHPPLTNGIRKILSNHGLKVAYKSSNTLKDCLVSLKDKVPPEERSGIYEIPCEACPAVYIGQTRRKFKTRIKEHKNAVENNRSNESSVAAHASEFNHSIDWEKVKFKKCVRKASHLNAWESMYITTSERPLMNEDDAPIISPLFNLANKNV; from the coding sequence ATGGGGACGTCAGGAATGGCGGCCAATCTGAACGGTTATGACGAAAAATTCGTGTATAAAATCCTACGCAAACACGAAAGAAAAAGGTTCCGAAGTAATGCCACCACTTTCAAACCAGAAAAGGAAGAATCCCAAAGGGTCAGTTTGCCGTTCCACCCACCACTGACCAATGGCATTCGGAAGATCCTCTCCAACCACGGTTTGAAAGTGGCTTACAAAAGTTCCAACACCCTAAAAGATTGTTTGGTTTCACTAAAGGATAAAGTGCCTCCGGAGGAAAGATCTGGTATCTACGAGATACCTTGCGAGGCCTGCCCGGCGGTCTATATTGGCCAAACAAGGCGCAAATTTAAAACACGGATAAAGGAGCATAAAAACGCCGTAGAAAACAACAGATCCAACGAATCCAGTGTAGCCGCCCATGCATCAGAATTCAACCATTCCATAGATTGGGAAaaggtgaaattcaaaaaatgtgttcGAAAAGCGTCACATTTAAATGCCTGGGAATCGATGTACATCACGACTTCAGAGAGGCCTTTAATGAACGAGGATGACGCGCCTATCATTTCGCCGCTTTTCAACTTGgcaaacaaaaatgtataa